One Aegilops tauschii subsp. strangulata cultivar AL8/78 chromosome 7, Aet v6.0, whole genome shotgun sequence genomic window carries:
- the LOC109758265 gene encoding uncharacterized protein isoform X2, giving the protein MGGYENGDSPAAAAWEGGVILGVDGGTTSTVCVCLPAAMPPPEAPGSVAVLSRAIAGCSNRNSVGENAALETLEQVMMQALTTANTDRSAVVAVCLSVSGVNHPSDQQRMLDWICNLFPGNAKFYVENDAVAALASGTMGKLHGCVLIAGTGSIAYGVTEDGKVARAAGAGPVLGDWGSGYGIAAQALTAVIKAHDGRGPQTNLTRDIIRKLEISSPDELIGWAYADPSWARIAALVPVVVSAAEDGDKVANTILHDAVQELAESVVAVVRRLTLCGEDGKDQFPLVLVGGVLEGNKKWDISGEVIKCISKVFPGVCPIRPEVEPAIGAALLAWSHLRKESKLQNGS; this is encoded by the exons ATGGGCGGCTACGAGAACGGTGACTCGCCGGCGGCCGCCGCCTGGGAGGGCGGCGTGATCCTGGGCGTGGACGGAGGCACCACCAGCACCGTCTGCGTCTGCCTGCCGGCCGCAATGCCACCACCGGAGGCGCCCGGCTCAGTCGCCGTGCTCTCCCGCGCCATCGCCGGCTGCTCCAACCGTAATTCCGTCGGAG AAAACGCTGCACTGGAAACTCTAGAACAGGTCATGATGCAGGCCCTAACAACGGCCAACACAGATCGTTCTGCTGTTGTTGCAGTTTGCTTATCTGTATCTGGGGTGAACCATCCTTCAGATCAGCAGAGGATGCTGGACTGGATCTG CAACCTATTCCCTGGAAATGCCAAGTTTTATGTGGAAAATGATGCGGTGGCAGCTTTAGCCAGTGGTACAATGGGAAAGCTACATGGCTGTGTATTGATTGCTGGCACAGGAAGCATTGCTTATGGGGTCACCGAAGATGGAAAAGTAGCGAGAGCAGCTGGTGCCGGTCCTGTCTTAGGCGACTGGGGTAG TGGCTATGGCATTGCTGCACAGGCCCTCACAGCAGTAATAAAAGCACATGATGGCCGTGGACCACAAACTAATCTTACAAGAGATATCATTAGGAAGCTTGAAATTTCTTCACCAGATGAGTTGATTGG GTGGGCATATGCGGATCCATCTTGGGCCCGTATTGCAGCTCTTGTACCTGTTGTGGTATCTGCTGCTGAAGATGGTGACAAAGTAGCAAACACGATACTGCATGATGCAGTGCAAGAGTTGGCTGAAAGCGTTGTAGCTGTTGTTCGGCGCCTTACGTTGTGTGGTGAAG ATGGGAAAGACCAATTTCCACTTGTATTGGTTGGAGGTGTTCTCGAAGGAAATAAGAAATGGGACATCAGTGGTGAGGTCATAAAATGCATTTCCAAAGTCTTCCCAGGTGTCTGTCCTATTCGGCCCGAG GTGGAACCTGCAATTGGTGCGGCGTTGCTAGCTTGGAGCCATCTTCGTAAAGAGTCAAAGCTGCAAAATGGCAGCTGA
- the LOC109758265 gene encoding uncharacterized protein isoform X4: protein MGGYENGDSPAAAAWEGGVILGVDGGTTSTVCVCLPAAMPPPEAPGSVAVLSRAIAGCSNRNSVGENAALETLEQVMMQALTTANTDRSAVVAVCLSVSGVNHPSDQQRMLDWICNLFPGNAKFYVENDAVAALASGTMGKLHGCVLIAGTGSIAYGVTEDGKVARAAGAGPVLGDWGRWAYADPSWARIAALVPVVVSAAEDGDKVANTILHDAVQELAESVVAVVRRLTLCGEDGKDQFPLVLVGGVLEGNKKWDISGEVIKCISKVFPGVCPIRPEVEPAIGAALLAWSHLRKESKLQNGS from the exons ATGGGCGGCTACGAGAACGGTGACTCGCCGGCGGCCGCCGCCTGGGAGGGCGGCGTGATCCTGGGCGTGGACGGAGGCACCACCAGCACCGTCTGCGTCTGCCTGCCGGCCGCAATGCCACCACCGGAGGCGCCCGGCTCAGTCGCCGTGCTCTCCCGCGCCATCGCCGGCTGCTCCAACCGTAATTCCGTCGGAG AAAACGCTGCACTGGAAACTCTAGAACAGGTCATGATGCAGGCCCTAACAACGGCCAACACAGATCGTTCTGCTGTTGTTGCAGTTTGCTTATCTGTATCTGGGGTGAACCATCCTTCAGATCAGCAGAGGATGCTGGACTGGATCTG CAACCTATTCCCTGGAAATGCCAAGTTTTATGTGGAAAATGATGCGGTGGCAGCTTTAGCCAGTGGTACAATGGGAAAGCTACATGGCTGTGTATTGATTGCTGGCACAGGAAGCATTGCTTATGGGGTCACCGAAGATGGAAAAGTAGCGAGAGCAGCTGGTGCCGGTCCTGTCTTAGGCGACTGGGGTAG GTGGGCATATGCGGATCCATCTTGGGCCCGTATTGCAGCTCTTGTACCTGTTGTGGTATCTGCTGCTGAAGATGGTGACAAAGTAGCAAACACGATACTGCATGATGCAGTGCAAGAGTTGGCTGAAAGCGTTGTAGCTGTTGTTCGGCGCCTTACGTTGTGTGGTGAAG ATGGGAAAGACCAATTTCCACTTGTATTGGTTGGAGGTGTTCTCGAAGGAAATAAGAAATGGGACATCAGTGGTGAGGTCATAAAATGCATTTCCAAAGTCTTCCCAGGTGTCTGTCCTATTCGGCCCGAG GTGGAACCTGCAATTGGTGCGGCGTTGCTAGCTTGGAGCCATCTTCGTAAAGAGTCAAAGCTGCAAAATGGCAGCTGA
- the LOC109758265 gene encoding uncharacterized protein isoform X1, with protein MGGYENGDSPAAAAWEGGVILGVDGGTTSTVCVCLPAAMPPPEAPGSVAVLSRAIAGCSNRNSVGENAALETLEQVMMQALTTANTDRSAVVAVCLSVSGVNHPSDQQRMLDWICNLFPGNAKFYVENDAVAALASGTMGKLHGCVLIAGTGSIAYGVTEDGKVARAAGAGPVLGDWGSGYGIAAQALTAVIKAHDGRGPQTNLTRDIIRKLEISSPDELIGWAYADPSWARIAALVPVVVSAAEDGDKVANTILHDAVQELAESVVAVVRRLTLCGEDGKDQFPLVLVGGVLEGNKKWDISGEVIKCISKVFPGVCPIRPEVSMRTNIRCYEIFAILWGLNILRLWTVWWNLQLVRRC; from the exons ATGGGCGGCTACGAGAACGGTGACTCGCCGGCGGCCGCCGCCTGGGAGGGCGGCGTGATCCTGGGCGTGGACGGAGGCACCACCAGCACCGTCTGCGTCTGCCTGCCGGCCGCAATGCCACCACCGGAGGCGCCCGGCTCAGTCGCCGTGCTCTCCCGCGCCATCGCCGGCTGCTCCAACCGTAATTCCGTCGGAG AAAACGCTGCACTGGAAACTCTAGAACAGGTCATGATGCAGGCCCTAACAACGGCCAACACAGATCGTTCTGCTGTTGTTGCAGTTTGCTTATCTGTATCTGGGGTGAACCATCCTTCAGATCAGCAGAGGATGCTGGACTGGATCTG CAACCTATTCCCTGGAAATGCCAAGTTTTATGTGGAAAATGATGCGGTGGCAGCTTTAGCCAGTGGTACAATGGGAAAGCTACATGGCTGTGTATTGATTGCTGGCACAGGAAGCATTGCTTATGGGGTCACCGAAGATGGAAAAGTAGCGAGAGCAGCTGGTGCCGGTCCTGTCTTAGGCGACTGGGGTAG TGGCTATGGCATTGCTGCACAGGCCCTCACAGCAGTAATAAAAGCACATGATGGCCGTGGACCACAAACTAATCTTACAAGAGATATCATTAGGAAGCTTGAAATTTCTTCACCAGATGAGTTGATTGG GTGGGCATATGCGGATCCATCTTGGGCCCGTATTGCAGCTCTTGTACCTGTTGTGGTATCTGCTGCTGAAGATGGTGACAAAGTAGCAAACACGATACTGCATGATGCAGTGCAAGAGTTGGCTGAAAGCGTTGTAGCTGTTGTTCGGCGCCTTACGTTGTGTGGTGAAG ATGGGAAAGACCAATTTCCACTTGTATTGGTTGGAGGTGTTCTCGAAGGAAATAAGAAATGGGACATCAGTGGTGAGGTCATAAAATGCATTTCCAAAGTCTTCCCAGGTGTCTGTCCTATTCGGCCCGAGGTCAGTATGAGAACTAATATACGCTGTTATGAGATCTTTGCAATTCTCTGGGGATTGAACATTCTGAGGCTTTGGACAGTTTG GTGGAACCTGCAATTGGTGCGGCGTTGCTAG
- the LOC109758265 gene encoding uncharacterized protein isoform X3 has protein sequence MGGYENGDSPAAAAWEGGVILGVDGGTTSTVCVCLPAAMPPPEAPGSVAVLSRAIAGCSNRNSVGENAALETLEQVMMQALTTANTDRSAVVAVCLSVSGVNHPSDQQRMLDWICNLFPGNAKFYVENDAVAALASGTMGKLHGCVLIAGTGSIAYGVTEDGKVARAAGAGPVLGDWGRWAYADPSWARIAALVPVVVSAAEDGDKVANTILHDAVQELAESVVAVVRRLTLCGEDGKDQFPLVLVGGVLEGNKKWDISGEVIKCISKVFPGVCPIRPEVSMRTNIRCYEIFAILWGLNILRLWTVWWNLQLVRRC, from the exons ATGGGCGGCTACGAGAACGGTGACTCGCCGGCGGCCGCCGCCTGGGAGGGCGGCGTGATCCTGGGCGTGGACGGAGGCACCACCAGCACCGTCTGCGTCTGCCTGCCGGCCGCAATGCCACCACCGGAGGCGCCCGGCTCAGTCGCCGTGCTCTCCCGCGCCATCGCCGGCTGCTCCAACCGTAATTCCGTCGGAG AAAACGCTGCACTGGAAACTCTAGAACAGGTCATGATGCAGGCCCTAACAACGGCCAACACAGATCGTTCTGCTGTTGTTGCAGTTTGCTTATCTGTATCTGGGGTGAACCATCCTTCAGATCAGCAGAGGATGCTGGACTGGATCTG CAACCTATTCCCTGGAAATGCCAAGTTTTATGTGGAAAATGATGCGGTGGCAGCTTTAGCCAGTGGTACAATGGGAAAGCTACATGGCTGTGTATTGATTGCTGGCACAGGAAGCATTGCTTATGGGGTCACCGAAGATGGAAAAGTAGCGAGAGCAGCTGGTGCCGGTCCTGTCTTAGGCGACTGGGGTAG GTGGGCATATGCGGATCCATCTTGGGCCCGTATTGCAGCTCTTGTACCTGTTGTGGTATCTGCTGCTGAAGATGGTGACAAAGTAGCAAACACGATACTGCATGATGCAGTGCAAGAGTTGGCTGAAAGCGTTGTAGCTGTTGTTCGGCGCCTTACGTTGTGTGGTGAAG ATGGGAAAGACCAATTTCCACTTGTATTGGTTGGAGGTGTTCTCGAAGGAAATAAGAAATGGGACATCAGTGGTGAGGTCATAAAATGCATTTCCAAAGTCTTCCCAGGTGTCTGTCCTATTCGGCCCGAGGTCAGTATGAGAACTAATATACGCTGTTATGAGATCTTTGCAATTCTCTGGGGATTGAACATTCTGAGGCTTTGGACAGTTTG GTGGAACCTGCAATTGGTGCGGCGTTGCTAG